The following proteins come from a genomic window of Diprion similis isolate iyDipSimi1 chromosome 8, iyDipSimi1.1, whole genome shotgun sequence:
- the LOC124408581 gene encoding probable DNA mismatch repair protein Msh6 produces the protein MPKVNTLFKYFTSPKTEKRLVKETSSPQRDSPKSNGDQKGKGTRGLKAGKENSNNENKRGTPTSRHKNKSLSAATRKRSSNKETEDDESSRPKRRRLVIPSDNSDDSGEDYKPAADDASSSEYSASEADSESEALSSGIESDEETPKKKRNVAPTKAPPKKNGRGKTQMKSEVKSSDPPSQTAGNSSVNAQGWTHLKYDFLQTNKIKDIHRRPPSDPNYDPRTLYVPHEFKINQTPAMKQWWEMKCKNFDCVLFFKVGKFYELYHMDAVTGVNELGLSYMRGEFAHSGFPEIAYSRFASSLIEKGYKVARVEQTENPEMMSARVSKMSHVTKFDKVVKREICQISSKGTRVFTAQDGETSTASSTYLLSIVEKFNPSTPTSIYGVCFIDTSIGGFHLGQFEDDRHSSRLLTLVSHFPPSQAIYERGGISERTNKILNTMLATALKEPLQRETQFWSAATTLKKLHEGEYFKSEFNSDFTWPEGLKPYLSDGDSLGLTAADNMELAVSALGGCVFHLKECFIDQQLLAQGRFESWIPPDHEDRQSSGKLANNMVLDAITINNLRILGGPGSLISTLDHCCTPFGKRLLREWICRPSCRKFEIMQRQQAVTELIDKIEITQNVRGSLAPLPDLERLLSKIHAQGNFAKGQSHPDARAIMYESKTYSKRRILDFTNALHGFEEASKIIDSIGDVKCDLLKRCIKHNPEGEFPKLEEMLNYFKSAFNQEEAKKEGCIIPKPGVDSEYDAVLEELSEIKRDLEKYLEGQRKHFGVKVNYYGTEKKRFQIEVPDSQLRKVTTDYELQSQRKGFKRYYTTKAKELLERQMIAETNKDKVLKDISRRIFAKFSEKYDVWCSAVYQLATLDVLTAFAEYSQSAEMSVPIIEDVTSEKSAFIDIRDGRHPCVTSDDFIPNDTLLGTEDSASLVILTGPNMGGKSTLMRQVGLLTIMAQIGCHIPASSCRLTLVDRIFTRLGANDDILTGQSTFFVELSETATILQHATANSLVLVDELGRGTSTYDGTAIAASVVGALKERTCRTLFSTHYHALVEDYKLDKNVSLSHMACMVETEEEEEVSQETVTFLYKLSKGACPKSYGFNAARLAGISSKITVKAHEIASKLENEVNQRHFLVGLFKGKSDLKTLLAALK, from the exons ATGCCGAAGGTTAACACGCTCTTTAAATACTTTACGTCACCAAAAACGGAGAAGCGACTTGTTAAAGAAACGTCCAGTCCTCAAAGAGATTCTCCCAAATCGAATGGCGATCAAAAAGGAAAAGGTACGCGT GGTCTGAAAGCAGGTAAAGAAAATTCTAATAACGAAAACAAAAGGGGAACTCCGACCAGCAGACACAAAAACAAATCCTTAAGTGCGGCAACCAGAAAAAGATCTTCGAACAAGGAAACAGAAGACGATGAGTCCAGTCGCCCAAAGAGAAGACGATTGGTAATACCATCTGACAACAGTGATGATTCAGGAGAGGACTACAAACCTg CTGCAGACGATGCTAGTTCTTCCGAATATTCTGCGTCTGAGGCTGATAGTGAGTCTGAAGCTTTATCATCTGGCATCGAAAGTGATGAAGAAACTCCTAAG aaaaaaaggaatgttGCGCCGACAAAAGCTCcaccgaaaaaaaatggtcgtgGAAAAACCCAG ATGAAATCTGAAGTGAAAAGCTCTGACCCACCCAGTCAAACAGCTGGTAATAGTTCAGTTAATGCCCAAGGCTGGACTCATTTGAAATATGACTTCCTTCagacgaataaaattaaggATATACACAGAAGGCCTCCAAGTGATCCAAACTACGATCCAAGAACTCTTTACGTGCCAcatgaattcaaaataaatcagACTCCt GCTATGAAACAGTGGTGGGAAATGAAATGTAAGAATTTCGACTGTGTACTCTTTTTCAAAGTTGGAAAGTTTTATGAGTTGTATCACATGGATGCAGTTACCGGTGTTAATGAACTTGGCCTGTCATATATGCGT GGGGAATTCGCACATTCCGGTTTTCCAGAAATAGCATATAGCCGATTTGCATCAAGCCTAATAGAGAAGGGATACAAAGTAGCTCGAGTTGAACAAACCGAAAATCCAGAGATGATGTCAGCTAGAGTCAGTAAGA TGTCTCATGTTACGAAGTTTGACAAAGTTGTGAAAAGAGAGATATGTCAAATTAGCAGTAAAGGTACGAGAGTATTCACTGCTCAGGATGGTGAAACCTCTACAGCCAGTTCAACTTACTTGCTCTCAATAGTAGAGAAATTTAATCCATCAACACCCACATCAATTTATGGTGTCTGCTTTATTGATACTTCAATTGGAGGTTTTCATCTTGGACAATTTGAAGATGATCGTCATAGTTCAAGACTGTTGACACTAGTTTCCCATTTTCCACCGTCACAG GCTATCTATGAACGTGGTGGTATATCAGagagaacaaacaaaatattgaataccaTGCTGGCTACTGCACTTAAGGAGCCACTGCAACGGGAGACGCAATTTTGGTCTGCTGCTACTACCCTCAAA AAACTGCACGAAGgagaatatttcaaatcagAGTTCAATTCCGATTTTACCTGGCCAGAAGGTTTGAAGCCATATTTAAGTGATG GAGACAGTCTAGGACTCACTGCTGCTGATAATATGGAGCTAGCTGTATCTGCATTGGGGGGATGTGTATTTCATTTAAAAGAATGTTTCATAGATCAGCAGTTACTTGCCCAGGGACGTTTCGAATCTTGGATCCCTCCTGATCATGAGGATCGCCAGAGTTCAGGAAAACTCGCTAATAATATG GTACTGGATGCCATTACAATAAATAATCTGAGAATCCTTGGAGGACCTGGTTCGCTCATATCAACGCTGGATCATTGTTGCACCCCATTTGGCAAACG TTTGTTACGCGAATGGATTTGCCGGCCATCTTGCcgcaaatttgaaataatgcaGCGACAGCAAGCAGTTACCGAGctaattgataaaattgaaattacccAAAATGTTCGCGGCTCATTAGCTCCGCTCCCAGATCTTGAGAGATTACTGAGCAA GATACATGCTCAAGGTAATTTTGCAAAGGGGCAAAGTCATCCGGATGCAAGAGCTATCATGTATGAAAGTAAGACGTATTCGAAACGAAGAATCCTAGACTTCACAAACGCGCTTCATGGATTTGAGGAAGCTTCAAAAATTATAGATTCAATCGGTG ACGTTAAATGCGATCTACTAAAACGGTGCATTAAACACAATCCAGAGGGTGAATTTCCTAAATTGGAAGAGATGCTAAATTACTTCAAG aGTGCTTTTAATCAAGAAGAAGCAAAGAAAGAAGGGTGTATTATACCGAAACCTGGCGTCGACTCAGAGTATGATGCAGTTCTCGAAGAATTGTCAGAAATAAAACGAGACCTAGAAAAATACTTGGAAGGGCAGAGAAAACATTTTGGAGTAAAGGTGAATTATTATGGTACTGAGAAAAAACGGTTTCAAATTGAAGTTCCCGATTCCCAGTTGAGGAAAGTTACCACAGACTATGAACTTCAGTCACAGCGCAAAGGTTTCAAACGCTATTACACCACTAAAGCCAAA GAGCTTTTGGAAAGACAAATGATCGCAGAAACTAACAAGGATAAAGTACTTAAAGATATAAGCAGAAGGATATTTGCTAAATTCAGCGAAAAATACGATGTATGGTGTTCGGCTGTCTACCAATTGGCTACACTAGACGTTCTCACTGCATTTGCTGAATATTCTCAAAGCGCCGAGATGTCTGTTCCTATAATAGAAGATGTTAcgagtgaaaaaagc GCTTTTATTGACATAAGAGATGGGAGGCATCCGTGCGTTACATCTGACGACTTTATACCAAATGACACTTTATTGGGAACAGAGGATTCCGCATCACTTGTCATTCTAACTGGGCCTAATATGGGAGGAAAATCAACTCTAATGCGTCAAGTTGGTCTCCTTACAATCATGGCCCAAATT GGTTGTCATATTCCCGCAAGTTCATGCCGATTGACGTTAGTCGATCGTATTTTCACTCGTTTGGGTGCCAATGATGATATACTAACTGGACAAAGTACTTTCTTTGTGGAGTTGAGCGAAACTGCAACTATACTCCAGCACGCAACAGCAAACTCACTGGTTCTGGTGGATGAATTAG GCCGAGGCACCTCAACTTATGACGGAACAGCAATTGCAGCTTCGGTTGTCGGCGCTCTGAAGGAACGGACATGTCGCACCCTATTTTCAACCCACTATCATGCCTTGGTAGAAGACTATAAATTGGACAAGAACGTTAGCCTGAGCCACATG GCGTGTATGGTAGAAActgaagaggaagaggaggttTCACAAGAAACAGTGACGTTCCTGTACAAACTAAGCAAAGGTGCATGTCCAAAGTCTTACGGGTTCAATGCAGCTCGTTTGGCTggaatttcatcaaaaatcaCTGTAAAAGCTCATGAGATAGCCAGCAAGTTAGAAAACGAAGTGAATCAGAGGCACTTCCTCGTTGGTCTATTTAAGGGTAAAAGTGACCTGAAAACCCTGCTCGCAGCTTTAAAGTAA
- the LOC124408578 gene encoding microtubule-associated protein Jupiter-like isoform X1, with the protein MATYAAYRHIELDNVGYGKKRVLKPPGGGSSDIFGGAPEETSPRRIKNHNHSQLGSTMFGENSSNCSDTPRAKPGNDSYKRLFGPPDAPTTPSSKNHMRSNIPLSGEKSVPETSSQSNTSSNGNSNGNIYGNGNDAYNSETAFRRKKRFRGLSCMPRNPVTGDGVDVMPLRRSARRSRDGNPVTGTGYTGNIENNSAPVQNGNGNVAEKVNGSSTGSASPPAPAAQPRTRVPPGGYSSGLW; encoded by the exons GGTGTTGAAACCCCCAGGCGGTGGAAGCAGCGACATTTTTGGAGGAGCTCCGGAAGAGACGAGCCCTCGTCGTATCAAGAATCACAATCATTCGCAACTGGGATCAACGATGTTCGGAGAGAATAGTAGCAACTGTTCAGATACGCCTCGCGCTAAGCCTGGTAATGACTCATACAAGCGTCTCTTTGGTCCCCCCGATGCCCCAACTACCCCAAGCTCGAAAAACCACATGCGAAGCAATATACCGCTCAGCGGTGAGAAATCGGTTCCCGAAACTTCCAGCCAGTCGAACACCTCGAGCAACGGAAATTCGAATGGCAATATCTATGGTAATGGCAACGATGCGTACAACAGTGAGACAG CTTTTAGGAGAAAGAAACGATTTC GAGGATTATCCTGCATGCCACGCAACCCGGTTACCGGAGATGGAGTTGACGTGATGCCCCTGAGGCGCAGCGCACGTAGGAGTAGAG ATGGCAACCCGGTAACTGGAACAGGATACACAGGAAATATAGAGAACAACAGCGCTCCGGTGCAAAATGGAAATGGCAATGTCGCTGAGAAAGTAAACGGATCATCTACTGGCTCCGCATCACCACCAGCCCCAGCAGCACAGCCACGTACTCGCGTGCCTCCAGGAGGCTATTCTTCAGGCCTCTGGTAG
- the LOC124408578 gene encoding microtubule-associated protein Jupiter-like isoform X2, with protein sequence MTSTGTFQGLKDGTRNSSKVLKPPGGGSSDIFGGAPEETSPRRIKNHNHSQLGSTMFGENSSNCSDTPRAKPGNDSYKRLFGPPDAPTTPSSKNHMRSNIPLSGEKSVPETSSQSNTSSNGNSNGNIYGNGNDAYNSETAFRRKKRFRGLSCMPRNPVTGDGVDVMPLRRSARRSRDGNPVTGTGYTGNIENNSAPVQNGNGNVAEKVNGSSTGSASPPAPAAQPRTRVPPGGYSSGLW encoded by the exons GGTGTTGAAACCCCCAGGCGGTGGAAGCAGCGACATTTTTGGAGGAGCTCCGGAAGAGACGAGCCCTCGTCGTATCAAGAATCACAATCATTCGCAACTGGGATCAACGATGTTCGGAGAGAATAGTAGCAACTGTTCAGATACGCCTCGCGCTAAGCCTGGTAATGACTCATACAAGCGTCTCTTTGGTCCCCCCGATGCCCCAACTACCCCAAGCTCGAAAAACCACATGCGAAGCAATATACCGCTCAGCGGTGAGAAATCGGTTCCCGAAACTTCCAGCCAGTCGAACACCTCGAGCAACGGAAATTCGAATGGCAATATCTATGGTAATGGCAACGATGCGTACAACAGTGAGACAG CTTTTAGGAGAAAGAAACGATTTC GAGGATTATCCTGCATGCCACGCAACCCGGTTACCGGAGATGGAGTTGACGTGATGCCCCTGAGGCGCAGCGCACGTAGGAGTAGAG ATGGCAACCCGGTAACTGGAACAGGATACACAGGAAATATAGAGAACAACAGCGCTCCGGTGCAAAATGGAAATGGCAATGTCGCTGAGAAAGTAAACGGATCATCTACTGGCTCCGCATCACCACCAGCCCCAGCAGCACAGCCACGTACTCGCGTGCCTCCAGGAGGCTATTCTTCAGGCCTCTGGTAG
- the LOC124408578 gene encoding microtubule-associated protein Jupiter-like isoform X3, producing the protein MWAGQDDTQRFKTRVLKPPGGGSSDIFGGAPEETSPRRIKNHNHSQLGSTMFGENSSNCSDTPRAKPGNDSYKRLFGPPDAPTTPSSKNHMRSNIPLSGEKSVPETSSQSNTSSNGNSNGNIYGNGNDAYNSETAFRRKKRFRGLSCMPRNPVTGDGVDVMPLRRSARRSRDGNPVTGTGYTGNIENNSAPVQNGNGNVAEKVNGSSTGSASPPAPAAQPRTRVPPGGYSSGLW; encoded by the exons GGTGTTGAAACCCCCAGGCGGTGGAAGCAGCGACATTTTTGGAGGAGCTCCGGAAGAGACGAGCCCTCGTCGTATCAAGAATCACAATCATTCGCAACTGGGATCAACGATGTTCGGAGAGAATAGTAGCAACTGTTCAGATACGCCTCGCGCTAAGCCTGGTAATGACTCATACAAGCGTCTCTTTGGTCCCCCCGATGCCCCAACTACCCCAAGCTCGAAAAACCACATGCGAAGCAATATACCGCTCAGCGGTGAGAAATCGGTTCCCGAAACTTCCAGCCAGTCGAACACCTCGAGCAACGGAAATTCGAATGGCAATATCTATGGTAATGGCAACGATGCGTACAACAGTGAGACAG CTTTTAGGAGAAAGAAACGATTTC GAGGATTATCCTGCATGCCACGCAACCCGGTTACCGGAGATGGAGTTGACGTGATGCCCCTGAGGCGCAGCGCACGTAGGAGTAGAG ATGGCAACCCGGTAACTGGAACAGGATACACAGGAAATATAGAGAACAACAGCGCTCCGGTGCAAAATGGAAATGGCAATGTCGCTGAGAAAGTAAACGGATCATCTACTGGCTCCGCATCACCACCAGCCCCAGCAGCACAGCCACGTACTCGCGTGCCTCCAGGAGGCTATTCTTCAGGCCTCTGGTAG
- the LOC124408578 gene encoding microtubule-associated protein Jupiter-like isoform X4 — translation MATYAAYRHIELDNVGYGKKRVLKPPGGGSSDIFGGAPEETSPRRIKNHNHSQLGSTMFGENSSNCSDTPRAKPGNDSYKRLFGPPDAPTTPSSKNHMRSNIPLSGEKSVPETSSQSNTSSNGNSNGNIYGNGNDAYNSETDGNPVTGTGYTGNIENNSAPVQNGNGNVAEKVNGSSTGSASPPAPAAQPRTRVPPGGYSSGLW, via the exons GGTGTTGAAACCCCCAGGCGGTGGAAGCAGCGACATTTTTGGAGGAGCTCCGGAAGAGACGAGCCCTCGTCGTATCAAGAATCACAATCATTCGCAACTGGGATCAACGATGTTCGGAGAGAATAGTAGCAACTGTTCAGATACGCCTCGCGCTAAGCCTGGTAATGACTCATACAAGCGTCTCTTTGGTCCCCCCGATGCCCCAACTACCCCAAGCTCGAAAAACCACATGCGAAGCAATATACCGCTCAGCGGTGAGAAATCGGTTCCCGAAACTTCCAGCCAGTCGAACACCTCGAGCAACGGAAATTCGAATGGCAATATCTATGGTAATGGCAACGATGCGTACAACAGTGAGACAG ATGGCAACCCGGTAACTGGAACAGGATACACAGGAAATATAGAGAACAACAGCGCTCCGGTGCAAAATGGAAATGGCAATGTCGCTGAGAAAGTAAACGGATCATCTACTGGCTCCGCATCACCACCAGCCCCAGCAGCACAGCCACGTACTCGCGTGCCTCCAGGAGGCTATTCTTCAGGCCTCTGGTAG